A region of the Pseudomonas sp. J452 genome:
GCCTGTTCCAGCTAGGGACACGGCGCTATGACGCGCTGATGGATACGCTGATCCAGCTGCGCCAGCCACAACTGTCGAAGAAACCCGACGAAACCGGCCTTTCCAATGCCCTGAGCGAGTCGCTGCCACCGCTACCACCCGAGCTGCTGGGCGATGTGGCCGAAGCGCTCAACCAGTTGGAGGAAGACCGCACTCAATTGGAAGAAACGCGCCTTCTGGAGCAAACCGTCACCCAGTTTGAACGGCGCTACCGCATCTATACCGGTATGTTGGCGCGGCGCCAGGCACGCGAACTACGCCAGGCTCAAACCCATTTCGACAACGCCAGCGAGGCCCGCAATCAAGCGCAGGCTGAACTCGCCGGCGCACAGAGCGCGCAGGGTGAGGCTTTTGCGGAGCACGAAGCCGCGAAGCTGAAGTATTCGGCGGCCCGGGAGCTGGTAGATACGCTGCAGAGCGATCCCGCCAACCAGGACGCCAACCGTCTTGCCTTGGAAGAGCGCAATGCCACTGAACGGCAACATGCAGCTCACACGGCAGGCCGACAGCGCGATGAAGCACGTAGCAAACTCAATAGCGAAGTAGAACTGAGCCAGCGACGGATCGCTGCGGCCACTCAAGCTCGCGATGAGCTGGACAAGTCGCGTACTCGTACGCTGGACGCGGCCGAAGCACTCGCTATAACAGCAGACCTCGCAATCAACCCACTGCTTAGCCTTGAAGCCGAAGCGCTCGCGGCACATCCGCCCGAGTACAGGGCCGCTGAAGAAGCCCTGCGCGAGCTGGTGAGAAATCGGCGCCAGGACATCGCCCATCTACGTAAGCGTCATGCCGAAGTTAGCCAACACCAAGCGGTACTGGCGGACAAGCAAGAACACGTTCGAAGCATTCGCGGTGAAATGGACATAGCACTGGCGCAACGCGAGCGGGCCGATCAGCACGCCGAACAGGCAGGCAGCGTATTGCTCGGAGCCTGGTCCGAGCACTGCACAAGCCTCGTCCAGCTGCGCTTCGATGCTGAGCAGCCCTTGCTGCAACTGGCCGAGTGGGTGGCCCTTCCGGAAGGCGAAAACCCGGCGCAAGTGGCACTGGACAACGCCTGGCAGACGACGCTGCAACGACACGCCGCCCAACAGGCGGAGCTGGACAGTAACCTTACTAGCCTGGACAAGCAGCGCGCCGATATCGAGGACGAGTGCACCCGCCTGGCCGCTGGCGAAGATGCGCTGCCCGCCGAGCCGACCACCCGGGCCAGTGGTGTGCGCCTGCAACGGCATGGCGCGCCACTCTGGCACCTGGTGGATTTCCACCCGAGCCTGGATGCCGCGCAACGGGCCGGGCTGGAAGCCGCCCTGGAAGCCAGCGGCCTGCTTGACGCCTGGCTGTCGCCAAATGGGGTATTGAGCGATAACGACGGTACGCCGCTGCTGGATAGCAGCTGGCACCAGCGCGCGCCAGTGAACGGTGCCAACCTGAACGCTGCGCTGATTCCCGCATTGCCCGAGGCCTGCCCGATCACACTAGCTACGCTGACTGCGCTGTTGGCGGGCGTGGCTTACGGCACGCAGGAGCCGAGCGATGCCGAAGCCTGGCTGTCGCCTGATGGTCGCTATCGTCTGGGGCCGCTGGCAGGTGCCTGGCAAAAAACCGAGGCAGGCTACATCGGCCGTAGCGCACGGGAGCTGGCGCGACAACGACGGCTGGAAGCACTCGCCACCCTCCTCGCCGAACTCGACATGGCGCAAGCCAAGCTCGAACGACAATACGAAACCCTGGCCGCCGAGCGCAACCAAGCCGAACGGGAACGGAAAAGCGTACCCTCCGAGCGCCAACTGCACGATGCGATTGCTGCCGCGCTGCAGGCCGCCCGTGATGTTGATCGGACCCGGCAGCTGCTGGTGCTGGCCGAAACGCGCAGCCAGGAAGCCAAAGACGCATGGCAATCGGCACGCGAGCAGTTACACCACGACGCGACCGACCTGAGCTTGCCGGCTGACCCCGAGCTGCTACCGGCAACCGAAGAGGCCTTGGAACACTTCGCCAACGTCCAGGCGCATCTGGTCCAGGCGGCGCGCGACTGGCAGCGCGCATGGCCCGATCAGTGCCAGCAGCAACAGCGCGAAGGCGAAGCGCGCAGGGGGCTGGAACAGGCTGAGGAAACCCTGATGGTCGCCGACGAGCAGGCCGAACAGGCCCGGGTCCGCTTGGAGGCGCTACGCCAGTCCATCGGCCAGCAGGTGGAAGAATTGCTGGCAAAACTGGCCACCGCGCTCGCCGGACGTGCGCAGGCCGAGCAGGACGCCGAAACACGCCGCACAGCGCTGGGCGAAGCGGAAAAAAGGCTGGCCGTGACCGCAGCGCACGTCGAACGCACTGAGCAGACTCTGAGCGAGCGTAGCAACGAGCGCGCCATGGCCGTCGAACGCCTTCGCCATTTCAGCGCCAGCGGCCTGCTGGCCGCCGCATTGCCGGACCTGCAATTGCCTGAGCATTGGAGTATCGACCCGGCGCTGAACCTAGCCCGCCGCATCGAACAGGCGCTGGCTGACATCGCCGATGACGAGGTCACTTGGGCCCGCGTACAGAAACAGATCGCCGAAGACCTAAGTGAACTACAGCGCGGGCTGAGCGCCTTGAACCACCAGGCTATCTCAGAACCCAACGATTGGGGCATCACCGTCACAATCCAGTACCAGAACCGTGCCGAGCGCCCCGATACCCTCGCGCTACTGTTGGCCGAGGATATCGCCCAGCGCAGCGAACTGTTGTCTGCGCGCGAACGCGAGGTATTGGAAAATCACCTCCAGGCGGAAATCGCCGCCGAACTCCAGCGCCTGATGCGGGCTGCCGACGACCGAGTCAAGGCGATAAACCACGAACTGCACAAACGCCCAACCACCACAGGCGTACGCTACCGTCTTCTATGGGAGCCGCTATCCACCGAGGAAGGTGCGCCAGCCGGCCTGGAAGCTGCCCGCCAGAGCCTGCTCAATACCAGCGCAGACCTTTGGACGGCCGAGGACCGGCGCGCAGTAGGCATCATGCTGCAACAGCAGATCGCCACCGAACGCGCCCTGGCCGACGCCGACAGCGCCGGCAGTAGCCTGCTCGATCAACTCGCCCACGCGTTGGACTACCGCTATTGGCACCGTTTCCGCATCCAGCGCCAGCAGGATGGTCAATGGCGTAAGCTGTCCGGGCCGGCTTCCAGCGGCGAGCGCGCACTGGGCCTGACCGTACCACTATTCGCAGCCATCGCCAGCTTCTACGGCCACGGCGGCAGTCCCTTGGCGCCACGCTTGATGCTGCTCGACGAAGCCTTCGCCGGTATCGACGATACCGCCCGCGCCCACTGCATGGGCCTGGTGCGGGAATTCGACCTGGACTTCGTCATCACCAGCGAACGGGAGTGGGCCTGCTATGCGGAGCTACCTGGCGTGTCGATCTGCCAGTTACAGCGTCGTGAAGGTATCGATGCGGTGTTCGTCTCGCGCTGGACCTGGGATGGACGGGCTAAGCGACTCGAAGAAGATCCTGATCGCAGGTTCCCCTTGGCATGAAGACCATTCCCGATATACGCCTACAGCGTTTGCTCGGCGAGCTAACCCTGGCAGCCCTACGCCAGCGCTTACGCCGCCGTTTTGAGCTGCTCGATGAAGCGGAGACGCTATCATCGATCCACTTGAACAACCTTAACCCGGTCGAATACTCGGCTCTTTGCCAACTGACTGGTCGTCCCTCGCGTATAGCACGCTCAATGACGCTGGACATTACCGACCTCGATGCTCGGTTGCGTGCAGCCGGGCTCGCCACCTCGCTACAAGATGCCCTAGAGCAGCTGGATGGCCCAATTGTTGCGAAAGCCAGGCTCCGTAAAACGCTATCGGAACAATGGTCAGCCCTGACAACGTCGGCGTCGGCTGAAAGCAGCCCGATTCTCCGCGCCTGGCTGCAAAACTCAGCCACCTCCATGCCCCTGCTAAAGCGTCTTGGGAGCAATCCCGCGCGCGCTCAACAGCTACTGGTAGCAACTGATATTGTGCTCCGCCGCCTACCCGTGGAAGGACTGCCTCGCTCGCAACTTGCCGCCGAAACACTGGGTGATGCCCATGCGCTAGACACCGGCCGCCCTGTAGCGACTCTGGTACTGTCGGCGTGGCGCCTGCACGAGCGCAAGGATGGCCTACAGGAGGATGAAGCAGCAGCCGAGACTGGCGGTGGCGCGGAAGAGCGTCTGCGGGAGGTCTGGTCAAGGGCAGGAGTTCTCGTCAACGAGCTGGCCCGCCCTGCTCTCTTTCTTAACTTGCCTGTAGTTCCAGACGCCCCCCGCACCTGGTTGCCTGGAGAACCCGCCTACCTCTCACTGCGGCAATTGGTTCGCAAGCCATATTCCTGGCAAGTGGAGGGTCGGAATGTCTACGTATGTGAGAACCCGAACATAGTAGCCATTGTCGCCGACCGTCTGGGTGCTGACAGTGCTCCGTTGGTCTGCACCGATGGCATGCCCGCCGCTGCACAGCGAATTCTGCTCGATCAATTGACCTCGGCTGGCGCACGACTGCTCTATCACGGCGACTATGACTGGCCCGGGATCGGCATCGGCAATCACGTGATGCGTACTTGGCAGGCAGTCCCTTGGCGATTCGGTAGCAGAGACTACCTCGAAGCGGTGATGGTAGCGCCGACGCGACCGCGCGATTTGGACATCAACGGGGTCGAGGCTCTATGGGACAAAGAGCTGCATACAGCTATGGACACCCAAGGACTCGCCATTCCAGAGGAGGCGGTTTTCAGCACTCTCTTAGACGATCTGAGCCAAAGGTGAATTAACCCACTCAATCATCAATAGGTCGCCTTAACCCGCATAGTTAAAGGGATCGGCGGCGATCGATTCGGGGTTTACCGCCACTTTTACCGTCAACATCGCTGGAGGCGGCGGGAAAGCAGCGTGGGGAACACCAACACCCTCAACCCGATTGTCGATCTTAACTTGCCGCCAGCTTTCGGGGAGATCCACGACCATAGCCGGCGTTGGCTGAGTTCGAGGACGGGCATCTGCCTGAGGCTGACAGGTTCAATCAAACGAACACCATTACGGGACCCATAGGGCTCAGCCCTTTAAAAGCTCGTAACCAGTAATATCTGCCATATATAAAGAAGGCCCATCTGCTTCCTGTGCCTTTTCCGATGCACGTGAAACGGTGCAACACAAAAAGAGAGAGGACGATGAGCGACCTTTTTGACGTTGATGGTGCCAACCTTGATCGCGGGTTCGAGAACCTAAAAGCCGCCACGAGTACCATTGAGCAGCAACTACGCTTCACATTGCAGGAAATGTGGGAGTCCTACGAGCCTTATGCTGACCCAGATTTCCGGCAAGGCTTCGCACGTGATGTAGACGGCCGCTTCTGGGAAATGTATCTGGGCTGCACCCTACTAGAAGCGGGCCGAACATTACTCCCCGTAAACGAACGCCAGCGAGAAGG
Encoded here:
- a CDS encoding TIGR02680 family protein; its protein translation is MTSDLFITSSRPALPKPLRERWQPLRLGLVELFHYDSEEFWFHDGHLLLRGNNGTGKSKVLSLTLPLLLDAQLRSSRVEPDGDSGKKMAWNLLVGNYPRRIGYSWIEFGRRELDGRPRYLTLGVGLSAVDGRAQVDSWFFIVEGDGTTLDPRIGEDLWLTTAERQVLTRERLRDALGGRGQLFENHQLYRRAVDERLFQLGTRRYDALMDTLIQLRQPQLSKKPDETGLSNALSESLPPLPPELLGDVAEALNQLEEDRTQLEETRLLEQTVTQFERRYRIYTGMLARRQARELRQAQTHFDNASEARNQAQAELAGAQSAQGEAFAEHEAAKLKYSAARELVDTLQSDPANQDANRLALEERNATERQHAAHTAGRQRDEARSKLNSEVELSQRRIAAATQARDELDKSRTRTLDAAEALAITADLAINPLLSLEAEALAAHPPEYRAAEEALRELVRNRRQDIAHLRKRHAEVSQHQAVLADKQEHVRSIRGEMDIALAQRERADQHAEQAGSVLLGAWSEHCTSLVQLRFDAEQPLLQLAEWVALPEGENPAQVALDNAWQTTLQRHAAQQAELDSNLTSLDKQRADIEDECTRLAAGEDALPAEPTTRASGVRLQRHGAPLWHLVDFHPSLDAAQRAGLEAALEASGLLDAWLSPNGVLSDNDGTPLLDSSWHQRAPVNGANLNAALIPALPEACPITLATLTALLAGVAYGTQEPSDAEAWLSPDGRYRLGPLAGAWQKTEAGYIGRSARELARQRRLEALATLLAELDMAQAKLERQYETLAAERNQAERERKSVPSERQLHDAIAAALQAARDVDRTRQLLVLAETRSQEAKDAWQSAREQLHHDATDLSLPADPELLPATEEALEHFANVQAHLVQAARDWQRAWPDQCQQQQREGEARRGLEQAEETLMVADEQAEQARVRLEALRQSIGQQVEELLAKLATALAGRAQAEQDAETRRTALGEAEKRLAVTAAHVERTEQTLSERSNERAMAVERLRHFSASGLLAAALPDLQLPEHWSIDPALNLARRIEQALADIADDEVTWARVQKQIAEDLSELQRGLSALNHQAISEPNDWGITVTIQYQNRAERPDTLALLLAEDIAQRSELLSAREREVLENHLQAEIAAELQRLMRAADDRVKAINHELHKRPTTTGVRYRLLWEPLSTEEGAPAGLEAARQSLLNTSADLWTAEDRRAVGIMLQQQIATERALADADSAGSSLLDQLAHALDYRYWHRFRIQRQQDGQWRKLSGPASSGERALGLTVPLFAAIASFYGHGGSPLAPRLMLLDEAFAGIDDTARAHCMGLVREFDLDFVITSEREWACYAELPGVSICQLQRREGIDAVFVSRWTWDGRAKRLEEDPDRRFPLA
- a CDS encoding TIGR02679 family protein, encoding MKTIPDIRLQRLLGELTLAALRQRLRRRFELLDEAETLSSIHLNNLNPVEYSALCQLTGRPSRIARSMTLDITDLDARLRAAGLATSLQDALEQLDGPIVAKARLRKTLSEQWSALTTSASAESSPILRAWLQNSATSMPLLKRLGSNPARAQQLLVATDIVLRRLPVEGLPRSQLAAETLGDAHALDTGRPVATLVLSAWRLHERKDGLQEDEAAAETGGGAEERLREVWSRAGVLVNELARPALFLNLPVVPDAPRTWLPGEPAYLSLRQLVRKPYSWQVEGRNVYVCENPNIVAIVADRLGADSAPLVCTDGMPAAAQRILLDQLTSAGARLLYHGDYDWPGIGIGNHVMRTWQAVPWRFGSRDYLEAVMVAPTRPRDLDINGVEALWDKELHTAMDTQGLAIPEEAVFSTLLDDLSQR